The sequence below is a genomic window from Synechococcales cyanobacterium T60_A2020_003.
GTGGCTTTCTTCAGGACTGCCCAAGTACACTTCAATTACCCGTGGATCGTTTTGAACCTCTTCAATACTGCCTTCGCAGAGTACCGATCCTTGGTGGAGTACTGTGACCTTGCGGGCAATCTGACGCACAAACTCCATGTCATGTTCAATCACGATAATGGTGTGGCTTTGGGCAAGGGAGATGAGAAGTTCTCCGGTGCGCTCCGTTTCCTCATCGGTCATGCCGGCCACAGGTTCGTCTACAAGGAGGAGATCGGGGGATTGAGCCACGAGCATGCCAATTTCGAGCCACTGCTTTTCCCCGTGGGACAGAAACTGGGCTGGAATGTCGGCTTTGGCGGCCAGTCCGATGACGTTGAGCAACTCTTTGACCGTCCGGACTTCACCACTGGGCGATCGCCGAAATAGAGTGTTAAAGACCGTTTTCTTACGGTTGCACGAGATCTCCAGATTTTCCCGTGGGGTGAGATTGAGATAGACACGCGGCGTTTGGAACTTCCGTCCTACCCCCATCCGCGCAATTTGGTACTCCGCATAGGGACGAACGTTTTTGCCTTTGAAGTAGACATTTCCCTCCGTCGGCTTTACTTTGCCCGTAATCACGTCTAGAAAGGTCGTTTTTCCGGCTCCGTTTGGCCCGATAATCACGCGCAACTCCCCTTCATCCACATCAAACGTGAGGTGGTTGAGCGCTTTAAAGCCATCAAAACTAACCGTTAAGTCCTCAATTGCCAATATTTTCCCGCTCACGTTCTACCTC
It includes:
- the urtD gene encoding urea ABC transporter ATP-binding protein UrtD gives rise to the protein MSGKILAIEDLTVSFDGFKALNHLTFDVDEGELRVIIGPNGAGKTTFLDVITGKVKPTEGNVYFKGKNVRPYAEYQIARMGVGRKFQTPRVYLNLTPRENLEISCNRKKTVFNTLFRRSPSGEVRTVKELLNVIGLAAKADIPAQFLSHGEKQWLEIGMLVAQSPDLLLVDEPVAGMTDEETERTGELLISLAQSHTIIVIEHDMEFVRQIARKVTVLHQGSVLCEGSIEEVQNDPRVIEVYLGSPEESHKAA